Proteins encoded by one window of Flavobacterium sp. N502540:
- a CDS encoding Glu/Leu/Phe/Val family dehydrogenase: MDATFATGKELQKMDPVFGQLSFDDHEQIVFCNDKDTGLKAIIGIHNSVMGPALGGTRMWNYNTEWEALNDVLRLSRGMTYKSAITGLNIGGGKAVIIGDAKTQKTPELMRKFGEFVHSLGGRYITAEDVGMETKDMDTVRDVTPYVTGISEERGGSGNPSPITAYGVYLGMKAAAKSQFGTDVLEGKKVLVQGIGHVGEALVEYLTKEGAIVTITDINEEKLFQVASKYNASIYSGEDLYTADVDIYAPCAMGAIINDATVDKIKAKVIAGAANNQLADENVHGARLQERGILYAPDFLINAGGIINVYAELEHYGKAEIMSKTENIYNTTLEIIDYAVKNGMTTHKAALTIAQNRIDLRKIENAAKK; the protein is encoded by the coding sequence ATGGATGCAACTTTCGCAACTGGAAAAGAACTTCAGAAAATGGATCCTGTTTTTGGTCAATTGTCTTTTGACGATCACGAACAAATTGTATTTTGCAATGACAAAGATACAGGTTTAAAAGCAATTATTGGTATTCATAATTCGGTTATGGGGCCAGCTTTAGGAGGTACTAGAATGTGGAATTACAATACTGAATGGGAAGCATTAAACGATGTTTTGCGTCTTTCAAGAGGTATGACCTATAAATCAGCCATTACCGGATTGAATATCGGTGGAGGTAAAGCAGTAATTATTGGTGATGCTAAAACGCAAAAAACACCTGAATTAATGCGTAAGTTTGGTGAATTTGTTCACTCTTTAGGCGGTAGATATATTACAGCTGAGGATGTTGGAATGGAAACAAAAGACATGGACACTGTTAGAGACGTAACGCCTTATGTTACGGGTATCTCTGAAGAAAGAGGTGGTTCAGGAAATCCTTCTCCAATAACTGCTTACGGTGTTTATTTAGGAATGAAAGCTGCTGCTAAAAGTCAGTTTGGTACTGATGTTTTAGAAGGTAAAAAAGTTTTAGTTCAGGGAATTGGCCACGTAGGTGAGGCTTTGGTTGAGTATTTAACTAAAGAAGGAGCAATCGTTACAATTACTGATATCAATGAAGAGAAATTGTTTCAGGTAGCTTCAAAATACAATGCTTCAATCTATTCTGGTGAAGATTTGTATACAGCTGATGTTGATATTTATGCACCATGTGCAATGGGAGCAATCATCAATGATGCAACTGTAGATAAAATTAAAGCTAAAGTTATTGCCGGAGCAGCTAACAATCAGTTGGCTGATGAGAATGTTCACGGAGCAAGATTACAGGAAAGAGGGATTTTATATGCTCCGGATTTCTTAATCAACGCTGGTGGAATTATCAACGTATATGCTGAATTAGAGCATTACGGTAAAGCTGAAATCATGTCAAAAACCGAAAATATCTATAACACAACTTTAGAGATTATCGATTATGCTGTGAAAAACGGAATGACAACGCACAAAGCGGCTTTGACAATTGCTCAAAATCGTATCGATTTGAGAAAAATTGAAAACGCTGCTAAGAAGTAA
- a CDS encoding c-type cytochrome → MKLRILTLTAATLLLISCGTKKAAPVATATPAATETAKTTELTPALAEGKNLYENSCARCHKLYDPKKFSQEDWKPILVRMQKKAKVDDTQIALISNYITSQL, encoded by the coding sequence ATGAAATTAAGGATCCTAACTTTAACCGCTGCGACATTGCTTTTGATTTCGTGCGGTACAAAAAAAGCTGCTCCGGTTGCAACAGCCACTCCGGCTGCAACTGAGACGGCAAAAACTACAGAGCTAACTCCTGCATTGGCAGAAGGTAAAAACTTGTACGAAAACAGTTGTGCAAGATGTCATAAATTGTACGATCCGAAGAAATTTAGTCAGGAAGACTGGAAACCAATTCTGGTAAGAATGCAGAAAAAAGCGAAGGTAGACGATACTCAAATTGCTTTAATATCAAACTATATAACTTCTCAATTGTAA
- a CDS encoding cupin domain-containing protein, giving the protein MQHLKTSKEFIKGDEIEWEIVGEGIKRKILAFDERVMLVNVHFEKGGIGVLHEHYHSQVTYVSSGKFDVTINGVTQTLKEGDSFYIPPHAIHGVVCLESGLLTDVFSPMREDFIQS; this is encoded by the coding sequence ATGCAGCATCTAAAAACAAGCAAAGAATTTATAAAAGGAGATGAAATCGAATGGGAGATCGTAGGAGAAGGAATCAAACGTAAAATTCTGGCTTTCGATGAAAGAGTGATGTTGGTAAATGTACATTTTGAGAAAGGCGGAATCGGAGTTTTACACGAGCACTATCATTCTCAGGTAACGTATGTTTCCAGTGGGAAATTTGATGTTACCATTAACGGCGTCACCCAAACGCTAAAAGAAGGAGACAGTTTTTACATTCCGCCTCATGCTATTCATGGAGTAGTTTGTCTGGAAAGCGGACTTCTGACAGATGTTTTTAGTCCAATGCGAGAAGATTTTATACAATCGTAA
- a CDS encoding peptidylprolyl isomerase: MENGIYAKFNTSKGSILVKLTHDLTPGTVGNFVALAEGNMENKVKPQGQKFYDGLTFHRVIPDFMIQGGCPKGTGTGDPGYKFDDEFHPSLKHDRPGVLAMANSGPASNGSQFYITHVPTSWLDGKHTVFGHVIEGQDVVDAVAQGDNLDAVEIIRVGEEAQKWNAIEAFISLKGARLKRDAALKAESEAKMEQLAAGFDKTESGLRYKMIQKGEGKKAEAGKTVAVHYEGSLENGKVFDSSYPRKKPIEFRLGQGQVIEGWDEGIALLQVGDKARFVIPSDLAYGASGAGGVIPPHATLIFDVELMDVK, encoded by the coding sequence ATGGAAAACGGAATATACGCTAAATTCAACACTAGTAAAGGTTCGATTTTAGTAAAACTTACACATGATTTAACACCTGGGACCGTAGGGAATTTTGTAGCTCTTGCAGAAGGAAATATGGAAAATAAAGTAAAACCTCAAGGACAAAAATTCTATGACGGATTAACTTTTCACAGAGTAATTCCTGATTTTATGATTCAGGGAGGATGTCCAAAAGGAACCGGAACCGGAGATCCTGGATACAAATTTGATGATGAGTTTCACCCAAGCTTGAAACACGATCGTCCGGGAGTTTTAGCAATGGCAAATTCAGGTCCGGCAAGTAACGGTTCTCAATTTTACATTACTCACGTTCCAACTTCATGGTTAGATGGAAAACATACCGTTTTTGGTCATGTAATCGAAGGACAGGATGTTGTTGATGCTGTAGCTCAGGGTGATAATCTTGATGCAGTAGAAATCATCAGAGTAGGTGAAGAAGCTCAAAAATGGAATGCAATCGAGGCTTTTATCTCTTTAAAAGGAGCTCGTTTGAAGCGTGATGCTGCTTTAAAAGCTGAATCAGAAGCAAAGATGGAGCAATTGGCTGCAGGTTTTGATAAAACAGAGAGTGGATTGCGTTATAAAATGATTCAAAAAGGAGAAGGTAAAAAAGCGGAAGCAGGTAAAACTGTTGCAGTACATTACGAAGGTTCTTTAGAAAACGGAAAAGTATTTGATTCCTCTTACCCACGTAAAAAACCAATCGAATTTAGATTAGGTCAGGGTCAGGTTATCGAAGGATGGGACGAAGGTATTGCTTTATTACAAGTAGGTGACAAAGCTCGTTTTGTAATTCCATCTGATTTAGCTTATGGAGCTTCAGGTGCAGGAGGAGTTATTCCGCCACACGCAACTTTGATTTTTGACGTTGAATTAATGGACGTAAAATAA
- a CDS encoding thioredoxin family protein, with protein sequence MARTPSNMIPLGTIAPDFKLRDTNSNNEYSLDDLRGSKGTLIMFICNHCPFVLHVIKEVVMIANDYRVQGIGVIAISSNDIEKYPQDAPELMTEFAFQNKIDFPYLYDESQEVAKAYEAACTPDFYLFDNQDRLFYRGQLDDSRPGNGIPLSGSDLRSAIDALIYNRSLKDPQKPSIGCNIKWKTSL encoded by the coding sequence ATGGCACGAACTCCTTCTAATATGATTCCTCTTGGAACAATTGCTCCAGATTTCAAATTAAGAGATACCAATTCGAATAATGAGTATTCATTGGACGATTTGAGGGGCTCAAAAGGTACGTTGATTATGTTTATCTGCAACCATTGCCCATTTGTACTTCATGTTATCAAAGAGGTTGTTATGATTGCCAATGATTATCGCGTACAGGGAATTGGTGTAATTGCCATTTCAAGCAACGATATTGAAAAGTATCCGCAAGATGCTCCTGAGTTAATGACTGAATTTGCTTTTCAGAACAAAATCGATTTCCCGTATTTGTACGACGAAAGCCAGGAAGTAGCCAAAGCTTACGAAGCGGCTTGCACTCCTGATTTTTATTTATTTGACAATCAGGATCGATTGTTTTACCGTGGCCAATTGGACGATTCAAGACCCGGAAACGGAATTCCGTTAAGCGGAAGTGATCTTCGCAGTGCAATTGATGCTCTTATCTATAACAGAAGTCTGAAAGATCCTCAAAAACCAAGTATTGGCTGCAACATCAAATGGAAAACATCACTTTAG
- a CDS encoding PUR family DNA/RNA-binding protein translates to MRENDMLEKEEIFSKVLRAGRRTYFFDVRATKADDYYITITESKKFTEEDGSFHFKKHKIYLYKEDFSAFAEILEEMTSYVLNHKGEEVISERHQKDFKKEYGSDKPEGQRTSFTDIDFDDI, encoded by the coding sequence ATGAGAGAAAATGACATGTTAGAAAAAGAAGAGATTTTTTCTAAAGTATTACGAGCAGGAAGAAGAACTTATTTCTTTGATGTGAGAGCTACTAAAGCTGATGATTATTATATCACAATTACCGAAAGTAAAAAATTTACTGAGGAGGATGGTTCCTTTCATTTTAAGAAACACAAGATCTACTTGTACAAAGAAGACTTTAGTGCTTTTGCCGAAATACTTGAAGAAATGACTTCCTATGTCCTGAACCACAAGGGCGAAGAAGTAATCTCTGAAAGACATCAAAAAGATTTCAAAAAAGAATATGGTTCTGATAAACCTGAAGGACAAAGAACCAGTTTTACTGATATAGATTTTGACGATATTTAG
- a CDS encoding RBBP9/YdeN family alpha/beta hydrolase codes for MEIQLLILPGLGNSGDKHWQTFWHEKFKNSTRIVHDEWEEPIRAEWLERLEEEISRLNGPTILVAHSLAVSLVLHWAQKNNNPNIVGALLVAPADVDSPAHTPESIRNFSPMPTSKLPFPSIVVASENDPYATFERKKYFAEMWGSDLVNVGQRGHINSDSDLKYWEEGQLILEQLIEKIK; via the coding sequence ATGGAAATACAACTATTGATTCTGCCAGGTCTTGGAAATTCGGGAGACAAACACTGGCAAACATTTTGGCATGAGAAATTTAAAAACTCAACCCGCATCGTTCACGATGAATGGGAGGAGCCTATTCGCGCAGAATGGCTTGAGCGTTTAGAAGAAGAAATCTCCAGACTTAATGGTCCAACAATACTAGTAGCACACAGCTTAGCTGTTTCACTTGTTCTGCATTGGGCACAGAAAAATAACAATCCAAACATAGTGGGTGCCTTACTGGTTGCACCTGCCGATGTAGATTCACCTGCACACACACCGGAATCTATTCGGAACTTTTCACCCATGCCAACCTCAAAACTGCCTTTTCCTTCTATTGTCGTAGCGAGCGAAAACGATCCTTATGCGACTTTTGAGCGAAAAAAATACTTTGCCGAAATGTGGGGAAGCGATCTTGTCAATGTGGGACAAAGAGGACACATCAACTCCGATTCGGATTTAAAATATTGGGAAGAAGGACAATTGATTTTGGAACAATTGATCGAGAAAATAAAATAG
- a CDS encoding GreA/GreB family elongation factor: MKPTPTFCKSDYQFLRELILKSKNATNAKEIGQLSHELDRAVIRKESELDSSTIRINSHVIIEDVKAKKQMKIQIVLPSFADVKEGKISILAPLSVAIIGFKKDDVVDWELPAGIKTLKIAAVDNSSENAS; encoded by the coding sequence ATGAAACCAACACCTACATTCTGTAAGTCAGATTATCAATTTTTAAGAGAATTGATCCTAAAAAGTAAAAACGCAACCAATGCCAAAGAAATCGGGCAGCTTTCACACGAACTGGACCGTGCTGTTATCCGTAAAGAAAGTGAATTAGACAGCAGCACTATACGCATTAATTCGCATGTTATTATTGAAGATGTAAAAGCAAAAAAACAAATGAAAATTCAAATTGTCCTTCCTTCATTTGCAGACGTAAAAGAGGGCAAAATATCAATATTAGCACCACTAAGTGTTGCCATAATTGGCTTTAAAAAAGACGATGTTGTCGATTGGGAATTACCGGCCGGAATAAAAACTTTAAAAATAGCAGCGGTTGACAATTCTTCTGAAAACGCTTCTTAA
- a CDS encoding MFS transporter, with protein sequence MAACTGLIVANLYYCQPLIVLIANEFKIPEASAGTITYLTQAGYAIGLFFMVPLGDKIERKKQILITTFASVIALIVAATAKSFFLLQIASLLIGITSIVPQLILPLAASLSAPEQRGKVVGTIMSGLLVGILLSRTLSGFIGQLLGWRSMFYIAAGICLLIFFVIQNKFPVNKPQFEGTYGQLIQSLFTLIKTQPVLREATLINVFSFAQFGAFWTTMVLLLSGEPFGFNSATIGLFGIVGASGALAAPLVGKMGDKGNSRIAVGYGCLLILISFLVFYFSIESVIGIAIGIVFIDIGIQGVHISNQTRVYSLLPEARNRLNTVFMSFSFLGTAAGSAYGLLLWKLGGWHAVTIGCVGLSALAFTVYGLTYKSKSKKQKA encoded by the coding sequence ATGGCAGCTTGCACCGGACTTATAGTTGCAAATCTGTATTACTGCCAGCCTTTAATTGTTTTAATTGCCAACGAATTTAAAATTCCTGAAGCCAGTGCGGGAACAATAACCTATCTAACCCAAGCGGGTTATGCTATAGGGCTGTTTTTCATGGTTCCACTAGGAGATAAAATCGAACGTAAAAAGCAAATTTTAATCACCACTTTTGCTTCTGTAATTGCCTTGATTGTGGCAGCTACAGCAAAAAGCTTCTTCCTTTTGCAGATAGCTTCTTTGTTAATCGGAATTACTTCAATTGTACCCCAGTTAATTTTACCATTGGCAGCATCTTTAAGTGCGCCGGAACAACGTGGAAAAGTAGTCGGAACCATAATGAGCGGTTTACTTGTGGGGATATTGCTTTCCAGAACTTTAAGCGGATTTATCGGTCAGTTGCTAGGTTGGAGGTCTATGTTTTATATTGCTGCAGGTATTTGTTTACTGATCTTTTTTGTGATTCAGAATAAATTCCCGGTGAATAAACCACAGTTTGAAGGAACTTACGGACAGCTGATTCAATCCCTTTTTACACTTATAAAAACACAGCCGGTTTTGCGTGAAGCGACATTGATAAATGTATTTAGTTTTGCACAATTCGGAGCTTTTTGGACCACTATGGTTTTGCTGCTTTCGGGAGAGCCATTCGGTTTTAACAGTGCTACAATTGGACTATTTGGAATCGTGGGAGCTTCAGGAGCTTTGGCAGCGCCGTTAGTAGGAAAAATGGGAGACAAAGGAAATTCAAGAATTGCAGTAGGTTATGGCTGTTTATTGATTTTAATTAGTTTTCTGGTTTTTTATTTTTCAATAGAAAGTGTGATCGGAATTGCGATTGGAATTGTATTTATTGATATCGGAATTCAGGGAGTTCATATTTCAAATCAAACCCGCGTGTATTCCTTACTTCCGGAAGCCAGAAACCGATTGAATACCGTCTTTATGTCTTTTAGTTTTTTAGGAACAGCAGCGGGATCGGCTTACGGATTGTTGTTATGGAAACTGGGCGGATGGCACGCAGTAACCATTGGATGTGTTGGATTATCGGCACTGGCATTTACGGTTTATGGCCTTACTTACAAATCAAAGTCTAAAAAACAGAAAGCATAA
- a CDS encoding ABC transporter ATP-binding protein, giving the protein MKELSYLNKYFIKYKYSFSLGILITIIAQIFSLFTPKLISKSLNAIEKFDKLPKADQSSQIVIDSYREGLIHNVLLIIATTIVAGFLTFLMRQTLIVMSRHIEFDLKNEVFKQYERLSQNFYKQNRTGDLMNRISEDVSKVRMYVGPAVMYTINTFIRFAIVIIYMYNVSPLLTLYTILPLPILSYCIFKLSSEINKRSTTFQQYLSKVSSFTQEIFSGIRVIKANSLENQHQNNMVALADESKKKSLDLAKVQSLFGPLMIALIGISNLVVIYFGGVMYINGTIPNIGTIAEFILYVNMLTWPVASLGWVSSMVQEAEASQKRLNEFLKIEPEIKNNNENHSNIEGTISFENVSYTYEDTNIEALKNVTFTVKKGETLAILGKTGSGKSTILSLISRLYDVTKGKITIDQNEISGLNLYDLRNNVGIVPQDAFLFSDTIKNNIKFGNQNATDEEVIEAAKNAVVHDNIIAFNKQYDTVLGERGITLSGGQKQRVSIARAIIKNPAILLFDDCLSAVDTETEETILSNLFEICKDKTTIIVSHRVSSAKNADKIIILEDGKIIQQGSHNQLINQEGYYASLYLKQLSEKELL; this is encoded by the coding sequence ATGAAAGAATTAAGTTATTTAAACAAATATTTCATCAAATATAAATATAGTTTCTCTTTAGGTATTTTAATCACCATAATCGCACAAATATTCTCTCTGTTTACTCCAAAGCTTATTAGCAAGTCGTTAAACGCTATCGAAAAGTTTGACAAACTGCCAAAAGCCGATCAATCTTCACAAATCGTCATTGATTCGTACCGCGAAGGATTAATCCATAACGTACTGTTAATCATAGCCACTACCATTGTAGCAGGATTCTTAACCTTCTTAATGCGTCAAACTTTGATTGTAATGTCGCGTCATATCGAGTTTGATTTAAAAAATGAGGTTTTCAAACAATACGAAAGACTCTCACAAAATTTTTACAAACAAAACCGCACCGGAGATTTAATGAACCGCATTAGCGAAGATGTTTCAAAAGTTCGTATGTATGTGGGGCCTGCCGTAATGTATACGATCAATACTTTTATTCGTTTTGCCATTGTCATTATATATATGTACAATGTCTCACCACTATTGACACTGTATACTATTTTACCTTTACCAATTCTTTCTTATTGTATTTTCAAACTAAGCTCAGAAATCAATAAAAGAAGTACCACTTTTCAGCAATATTTATCTAAAGTTTCCAGCTTTACACAGGAAATCTTTTCCGGTATCCGTGTTATAAAAGCCAACTCACTGGAAAATCAGCATCAAAACAACATGGTCGCTCTGGCTGACGAAAGCAAAAAAAAGAGCTTAGATTTAGCCAAAGTACAATCCTTATTTGGTCCTTTGATGATTGCTTTAATCGGAATCAGTAACCTTGTAGTCATTTATTTTGGAGGTGTCATGTACATCAACGGAACTATTCCGAATATTGGAACGATTGCCGAGTTTATTTTATATGTAAATATGCTGACCTGGCCGGTAGCTTCATTGGGATGGGTTTCATCAATGGTACAGGAGGCCGAAGCTTCTCAGAAACGTTTGAATGAATTTTTAAAAATCGAACCTGAAATAAAAAACAATAACGAGAATCATTCCAATATCGAAGGCACAATTTCTTTTGAAAATGTAAGCTATACCTATGAAGACACCAATATCGAAGCGCTTAAAAATGTAACTTTTACTGTCAAAAAAGGAGAGACACTGGCCATTTTAGGAAAAACCGGTTCCGGGAAGTCCACAATATTATCATTAATCTCCCGTTTATATGATGTAACCAAAGGGAAAATCACTATTGATCAGAACGAAATTAGTGGTCTGAATCTATATGATTTGCGTAATAATGTTGGAATTGTACCACAGGACGCTTTTCTATTCTCGGACACTATTAAAAATAATATAAAATTCGGCAATCAGAACGCTACAGATGAAGAAGTAATCGAAGCGGCCAAAAATGCGGTAGTTCATGATAATATTATCGCTTTTAACAAACAATACGATACTGTATTAGGAGAAAGAGGAATCACTCTCTCAGGCGGACAAAAGCAGCGTGTCTCTATTGCGCGCGCCATTATTAAAAATCCGGCGATTTTACTTTTCGACGATTGTTTGTCGGCAGTAGACACAGAAACTGAGGAAACGATTCTTAGCAATTTATTTGAAATTTGTAAGGATAAAACTACAATAATAGTGAGTCACAGGGTGTCATCGGCAAAAAATGCCGATAAAATAATCATTCTGGAAGACGGGAAGATCATTCAACAAGGCTCTCATAATCAATTAATAAATCAGGAAGGCTATTATGCATCGTTATATTTAAAACAACTTTCGGAAAAAGAATTACTTTAA
- the yajC gene encoding preprotein translocase subunit YajC: MQDLMKFAPYLLMFVVLYFFMIRPQQKRVKNEKEFESSLKVGDKIITKSGFHGKIVELADTSAVIETMSGKLKIERSAISMEMSAALNKKA, translated from the coding sequence ATGCAAGATTTAATGAAATTTGCGCCTTATTTACTAATGTTTGTCGTGTTGTATTTCTTTATGATCCGACCACAACAAAAAAGAGTAAAAAACGAAAAAGAATTTGAAAGCAGCCTAAAAGTAGGTGATAAAATAATTACTAAAAGTGGTTTTCATGGTAAAATTGTTGAGCTTGCTGACACTAGTGCAGTAATCGAAACAATGTCTGGAAAATTGAAAATTGAGCGTTCAGCAATTTCTATGGAAATGAGTGCTGCTTTGAATAAAAAAGCTTAA
- the nusB gene encoding transcription antitermination factor NusB encodes MQSIYAMHQSGSDNMEKEEKFLFYSIDNIQDLYLIMLSSLIEICKKESVFLHLSSKKHLATAAERNPNEKFIKNKIFQLLAESNSLSIALENRKINNWNLNDDYIILLLNDIKSSALYAKYMSTTTNTFEEDRQFVIDLFAEVIVPNEKLYEYLEDDKLTWVDDIPVVNTHIIKQLKAIKTEDPDDFRVPRLYKDVEDKDFAKDLFRRTVLNESVLAKEYDDKTPNWDSERIAEIDTIILKMAICEFLKFPSIPVKVTLNEYLEIAKEYSTPKSSIFINGILDNLVKELTANKKMIKVGRGLM; translated from the coding sequence ATGCAATCCATTTATGCAATGCATCAAAGCGGTTCTGATAATATGGAAAAAGAAGAGAAGTTTCTTTTTTACAGTATTGATAATATTCAGGATCTATATCTTATAATGCTTTCTTCATTGATTGAAATTTGCAAAAAAGAGTCCGTTTTTTTACATCTTTCAAGTAAAAAACATCTTGCAACCGCTGCAGAACGTAATCCGAATGAAAAATTCATTAAGAACAAAATTTTTCAACTCCTAGCCGAAAGCAATTCACTTAGTATTGCTTTAGAAAATCGTAAAATCAACAACTGGAACCTAAATGACGATTATATCATTTTACTTTTAAATGATATCAAGTCAAGTGCTTTGTATGCGAAATACATGAGTACTACAACCAATACTTTTGAAGAGGACAGACAATTTGTAATTGATTTGTTTGCTGAAGTAATTGTTCCAAATGAAAAATTGTATGAGTATTTAGAGGATGATAAATTAACCTGGGTGGATGATATTCCGGTTGTAAATACGCATATCATCAAACAGTTAAAAGCGATCAAAACAGAAGATCCGGACGATTTTAGAGTGCCTAGATTGTATAAAGACGTTGAGGATAAAGATTTTGCTAAAGATTTGTTCAGAAGAACAGTTTTAAACGAATCGGTTTTGGCAAAAGAATACGATGATAAAACACCAAACTGGGACAGCGAAAGGATTGCAGAAATTGATACTATTATTTTAAAAATGGCTATCTGCGAATTCTTAAAATTCCCTTCTATTCCGGTAAAAGTAACTCTTAACGAATATTTAGAAATTGCAAAAGAGTATTCTACACCAAAAAGTAGTATTTTTATCAACGGAATTTTAGATAATCTGGTTAAAGAGCTTACAGCGAATAAAAAGATGATTAAAGTGGGAAGAGGGTTGATGTAA
- the tnpA gene encoding IS200/IS605 family transposase has translation MANTYTQIHIHFVFAVKFRRALIDKEWKAELYQYIAGIIKNNEHKLLAINGVSDHIHILIGIRPAQSISDLMKNIKQDSSKWINSNKLSKSHFQWQEGYGAFSYSKSQLSTVIRYIENQEAHHKKKTLREEYIHFLQKSEVDYDEKFIFKELI, from the coding sequence ATGGCAAACACATACACCCAAATACATATTCATTTTGTTTTCGCAGTAAAATTCAGACGGGCGTTAATAGACAAGGAATGGAAAGCCGAATTATATCAATATATAGCGGGAATTATAAAAAATAATGAGCATAAGCTTCTGGCGATAAATGGCGTATCGGACCATATTCATATTTTGATCGGGATCAGACCTGCGCAATCAATTTCCGATTTGATGAAAAATATTAAACAGGATTCTTCAAAATGGATTAATAGTAATAAATTGTCTAAGAGTCATTTTCAGTGGCAGGAAGGTTATGGAGCGTTTTCATACAGTAAATCTCAACTGAGTACTGTAATCAGGTATATTGAAAACCAGGAAGCGCACCACAAAAAGAAAACTCTGAGAGAGGAGTATATTCACTTTTTGCAAAAGTCTGAAGTCGATTATGATGAAAAGTTTATTTTTAAAGAATTAATTTAG
- a CDS encoding tRNA-binding protein: MDLTWSEFERTDMRVGTIIEVNDFPEARKPAYQLTIDFGSEIGMRKSSAQITTHYKKEDLLNRQIISVVNFPRKQIGKFMSECLVLGAIGKEGDVILLAPDFKIENGLRIG, encoded by the coding sequence ATGGATTTAACCTGGAGTGAATTTGAAAGAACTGATATGCGTGTCGGAACAATTATAGAAGTAAATGATTTTCCTGAAGCCAGAAAACCGGCCTACCAGCTTACCATTGATTTTGGTTCCGAAATAGGAATGCGTAAATCATCAGCCCAAATAACGACACATTATAAAAAAGAGGATTTGCTAAACCGACAAATTATATCAGTCGTAAACTTCCCCCGAAAACAAATAGGGAAATTTATGAGTGAATGCCTGGTTCTTGGTGCCATAGGCAAGGAGGGAGATGTTATTTTACTGGCTCCTGATTTTAAAATCGAAAATGGGCTGCGTATAGGTTAG
- a CDS encoding nuclear transport factor 2 family protein, with translation MRKIAILMVFFLIISCNNQNQSKPMDATKNEQLIKQYFEHFNNHDWKKMSEMYTDTADFKDPSLGPGIVKQTRKQIADKYAELNAAFPDLHDKVIQVYPSGDKHIIVEFVSTGTAPDNSKFELPICTIFTIENGLITKDFTYFDNFEEEEN, from the coding sequence ATGAGAAAAATAGCAATACTAATGGTGTTTTTTCTAATTATTTCCTGTAACAATCAAAATCAATCAAAACCTATGGATGCCACAAAAAATGAACAATTAATCAAACAGTATTTTGAGCATTTTAACAACCACGATTGGAAGAAGATGTCAGAAATGTACACGGATACCGCTGATTTTAAAGACCCTTCGTTAGGGCCGGGAATTGTAAAACAAACCCGCAAACAAATTGCAGATAAGTATGCGGAGCTAAATGCTGCATTTCCGGATCTGCACGATAAAGTGATTCAGGTTTACCCGTCGGGAGACAAACATATTATTGTAGAATTTGTTTCAACAGGTACAGCACCTGATAATTCAAAATTTGAACTGCCAATCTGCACTATTTTTACCATTGAAAACGGATTGATAACCAAAGATTTTACCTATTTCGATAATTTTGAAGAAGAAGAAAACTAA